Genomic DNA from Nicotiana tabacum cultivar K326 chromosome 21, ASM71507v2, whole genome shotgun sequence:
AACAAAGGATGCCACTGCAAGAAATCAGGTTGCCTCAAGAAGTATTGTGAGTGCTTCCAAGCCAACATTCTTTGCTCTGAAAATTGTAAATGCATGGACTGCAAAAATTTTGAAGGAAGTGAAGAGAGGCAGGCTCTTTTCCATGGAGATCATGCAAACAACATGGCATATCTCCAGCAGGCGGCAAATGCTGCTATCACAGGGGCCATTGGATCCTCTGGTTATGGATTGTCTCCTGTGAACAAGAAAAGAAAGGGCCAGGAGCTGTTCTTTGGGTCATCAGTTAAGGAACCTGTTCACAGGCATGGACAATCCCAACAGGTAAATGATATCCTTTACCATTGAACTCGAGGCATTTTTCAACTGTTTGATTGGTGAAGAATGTCCGAGTTCCTTCTCATTAGTATAATCCACCGGGCATCGCTGCATTGCTGATAATAGTTGATTGCACACTGAAGGGCATGGTTTTCATCAGAGAAAATGCATTTAACAACTGCGTGAAATTCGTTTTCTGGAtttattcttgttgatattttttGCTTAAAATAAGCAGGAGAGACAACTTGCAGCTTCCCAGAAAATAATTGATGGATGAATTAACATACTGTATTATACAGGGGAACCATATCAAGGCTTCTGTCCTACcttcattatcttcagttcctggTCCTTGTGTTGGAAATGCTGCAACAGTGGGTCCTTCCAAGTTTACTTACAGGTAGCAGTAACTACCCCTAAGAAATTAACCTTTACTGCTCATTCAGCAAACTAATTGTCATGTTATGGTTGAAGGTCTCTGTTGGCAGACCTCATCCAACCACAAGACTTGAAGGAACTTTGCTCAGTTTTAGTTTTACATTCAGGAGAAGCAGCAAAGATGCTGGCAGGTATATATCTTTTAAGTACTTTTGATTACTTGTATGACCAATACGTTTGGTCCATCATCTTTGTTATATTGATTCCACCTTTATGTTcactttaaaatcataaattgagTTTCCATTAGAAAGTAAGAAGTTATCAAGACTTTTTTCTgacataatttttaaaataacgGTTGACGTATTTTCTTTTTGTCTCGTctgttgagccgagggtctcccggaaacagCCTCCCTACCCCCctggtagggataaggtctgcgtacactctaccctccccaaaccccactagtgggattctactggattgttgttgttgttgttggttgaaGTATTTTCTTCACTCTCTCGCTTTACTATTtaagtctttttccttcttgatcCTTGGGAATTATAAACAGCAGCTTAGGGATgaatggttttttttttcttactcCAAATGGATAATCAGTCAAAGATAATTGGAATGGAGTATGAAATGATTTCTGGTGGAAATGAATTAGATCTAGTTTTCCGCTGGTCGAAACGTGAAAGCACCAAATCATCACAGAAACTCAATTTCTTTAGGCGGCTTGTGTgtgtgagaatgcacgggagaaaagtctattattattgttaattgtAATACAATGAACTATATTTTTAAGTACTCATAATATATAACCTACTCATATTACCTATAGGACTGGGACTAATTACATATATATTCACATAGCTATTCTAACACTCCCCACAAGCTGGTGCATACAAAttatatgtaccgagcttgttacatatataactaatacgaggaTCATTGAGGGACACGGtaaaaatatctgcaagttgatcattcgacttcacaaactttgtagtaatatctcctgagagtatcttttctctgacaaagtgacagtcaatctcaatatgtttagttctctcatggaacatcAGATTCAATGCAATATGAAGGAcaacttgattatcacacacagGTTCCATTTGGCtgatctcaccaaatttcaaTTCTTTGAGCAATTGTTTTTTGGTCCaaactagctcacatgttgcatagccattgctcgatattctgcttctgtaCTCGATCGAGCAAcgacattctgtttcttgctcttctaAGACACCAAGTTACCTCCttctaaaacacaatatccagacgtagaacgtctatcagaaggtgatcttgcacaatcaacatctgagtatccaacgatctgctcatggcctcgatcctcaaacaataGTCCTTTGCCTGGAActgattttatataccgaagaatgcggacAACTTCATCCCAATGattatcacagggagaatccataaactgacttacaacactcacaggaaaggaaatgtcaggtttagtcactgtgaggtaatttaatttaccaaccagacacctatatcttgcaggatcgctaagcggctctCCCTGCCCTGGCAGacgtttagaattcggatccataggagtatcaacaggtatacaacctgtcattcctgtctcctcaagaatgtctaaggcatacttccgttgtgagatcacaatacctgagctagactgcgCGACCTTAATACCCAGAAAATACtttaatctgcccagatccttagtctacaagtgctgaaagagatgttgcttcaacttagtaataccatcctgatcattgccggtaataacaatatcatcaacataaaccaccacataaatacacagattaggagcagaatgTCGATAAAATACACAGTGAtaagcttcactacgagtcatgccaaactcccgaataactgtgctgaacttaccaaaccaggctcgaggagactgctttagaccatagagGGACCGGCGCaaccgacatacaaggccactagactcccctgagcaacaaaaccaggtggttgctccatataaacctcatcctcaaggtcaccgtgaagaaaagcattattaatgtccaactgatagagaGACCAATGGCGAACAacagccatggatagaaaaaggcggactgatgcTATTTTAGCAACAGAAGAGAaagtatcactgtaatcgagcccaaatatctgagtataccctttggcaacaagacgagccttaagtcgatcaacctggccatctggACCAACTTTAACTGCATACACTCAACGACAACCAACAATCgatttacctgaaggaagaggaacaagctcccaagtaccactcgtatgtaaagcaGATATCTCGTCAATCATAACTtatcgccatcctggatgagatagtgcttcacctgtagacttagggatggaaacagaGGACAAAGATGATACAAATGCACAATGGGGTGATGACAGACGATGGTAACTTTAACCGATataatggggattaggattaagtgtggaccgTATACCTTTCCGTAGTGCAATCGGTTCACTAAGAGGAGACAACCGATGATAAGTCAGGAGTGGTGGAActgcagaaggttgaactggactaggtggtggaacttgagctataggtggtggagctggagttgtagaggaagatgaatgggagattgtgactgaatctccaaaagatggaattggtagcacctcagaaatatctaagtgattacctggacctgtgaagtatgattgagtttcaaagaaggtaacatcagcggacataaggtaGCGCCGGAGGTCAGGAGAAAAGCATAGATACCCCTTTTGCATTCTCGAGCAACCCAGAAATACGCACTTacgagcacgaggagctaacttatcttctcctggagtaaggttatgaacaaaacacgtgctcccAAAGACACTGGGTGGAAGAGAaaacaaaggtaagtggggaaacaggacagagaatggaacttgattccgaatagctgaagatggcatacgattaataagatagtaAGATGTAAGAACTGTATCCCCAAAAAACGCAACggaacatgagattgtatgagtaaggtacgagcagtttcaataagatgtctattctttctttcatctaccccattttgttgagatgtgtacggacaagatgtttgatgaataatcccatgagagtTCATAAACTACTGGAATGGAgaagacaaatactctagggcattatcactacgaaatgtgcagATAGatccccaaattgattttgaatttcagcgtagaaggtctggaaaatagaaaaacaaCTCACAccgatttttcatcaaaaatatccaagtgcacctggaataatcatcaatgaaaatgacaaagtagcggaatcccaaggtagaactgacccgactaggaccccaaacatctgaatgaaCTAAAGCAAAAGGTGACTCTGCCcgattatcaagacgccgagggaaatgggagcgggtatgcttaccgagctgacatgactcacgcTCTAGAGTGGACAAGTGCGATAAACcaggtaccattttctgaagttttgacaaaccgggatgtcccaaccgtttatgtaataaatctggtgaatcagtaacaggacAAGTTGAAGGAAtacaagatgtgagtccatgtgattttgcaaggataaggtaataaagtccatttGATTCATGCCCGGTACCAATGATTCGCCCTGTACTgtgttcctgtataaaaacaatgtcatcaagaaataaaacagagcatttaagtgatttggctaagcgactaacagctatgagattaaaaggactactgGGAACATAGAGAACTGAATTTAAAGGTAAGAAAGGAAGtggacttgcttgacctattcCAGTTGCTATGGTTTGAGACCCGTTAGCCATTGTGActgttggaagagattgagaatatgaaatagtagtgaaaagagatttgttaccagagatgtgatcagatgcacctgaatcaatgacccaagactcggaggatgaagattgggagacacaagtcacgctattacctgtttgaaTAACAGAAGATGTCTGCTTATGGATGTATGTTTACACGCtttgtactgaaggaactcaatataatccaGTAGAGAGACCATTCAGCTATTCATAGTATTGGATCCCATTTTGCTACAACCAATTTCTCAAATTCTTGACTAAAAGTTGTATGGTTAACCTTGGAATGCCAAATCAgaacactttttttctttttcttagttgGAGTTAAAAATCAGGGTCTTCACTTGAAATAGTAGAAATCAATAACTCCTATgggaaaactgatgaaatatttGGGAAAACACTGTTCACGACAGGAAGAAAACATTGTTCACGCCGGAAAACACTGTAGCTCGTCGGAAAATTCCAAAGTTGTCGGATTAGAAAGAAAATTATATGGACATGCTCGAAATCACCTCCCGAGAAATTTGTCCTGAAGAAGCTGGGCCAAAAAATGATCGGAACTGCCGGCGCGTGGATCAGAGGTCTCGCCGGAAAATTCACTGTCAGCGAAACGTGAGGGTGCGTGCCAGGTATTCTGGCGGAGATTTTTTTCGGGGTTGGTCGCCGGAGGGTGATCTACTTCGTGCTGGTGTTGGTTTTTGCACAACACCCACAAAAAAGGAACTTTTAAATCGGACAGACCTGCAGCCACCGGAAAATTTTCTGATTAACTGATTTCTTCTTCCCGGAGTCGCTGGTATTTTTGCACAACGATGAATCTCTCACgttagctctgataccatgtgagaatgcacgggagaaaagtctattattattgttaattgtAATACAATGAAGCCAATTTATAAGTACACATAATGTATAACCTATAGGTAGTAAGTAACTCTTCCCACCAAGGCTTAGGCCGAGAGGAATTGATCACCTGGTTTTTTATAGGCCTCTGCTGAGACTTGAACTTCGGTCTCCTGTAGCTTTTTCCACTTCATTGACTACTCGGCCACACCCTCATGTGCTCATTGAAGTGAGACTCATTTCTTTTTTCCTCCCCCACCTTGTGTTTAAATGAAAGCCTTATGCATAAAACATGTTTTCTGTTAGTATCTATAAGATCTACAGCAGAATTACTTGTGAGTTTGCGCAATTAGGATTAAGCAGAAGCCACATTTAGGTTCTACAGTCACCGCACATGCATTATGATACCCTATCCAAAAATAAACCACAATGTTCCTAACTAGAGCATGAAAGTTGGGCCAGATGTACTCCAATTTGTTAGAGGGAGACTACGCAGATCAGGTAAGGTAATTATGCATAAGCTGGTTTTCAGCTATGTTGCGCGGACTTTCCAAAATGTTGCCGTAcctgtgtcggatcctccaaaaatgcactacttttggaggatccaacAAGCACCCGGCAACATTTTcagagagtccgagcaacataggttTTCAGACTGTTATGCCTCCCTGTGCATCTGGTGGATGACAACAGATATATGAATTTAACTTGACTTCTTAATAGTtctgatttgaaaaaaaaggaactaatgaaaaagattatatttttttatCAGTTCTGTGTATAAAGAATGTTTTTGCAAATAGATCTCCTAGAAGAAACACTAGTGATGTACTTCTTTTGCTGAATGGAGAACCCTAGAATCATAAATTGGTTATAATGAGGATTCATCATAAATGGACTAGATCTACTAGACCATCAACCTACCGCAAATCTCTCGTTTATGGGCTTGGGACAGGTAATGTGAGTTCACATAGGATGCTAAGCTCGTATAGGTGGAGTAATGTGTTGAGCATGGACTGAATGTGCAAGTCAGATCTTATGTTGTTGGAAAGATAAGATCTTTCATATGGTGGTTCTACCATgtgatttttgtgattttattacaCGTTTGCAGTAGTTGGTGTCCAATTATTTTACTGATTACGTGTTGGAATGCTTTCAGATGAAAAGGATGCTTCAATAAAACAGGCTGAGGGGCAGAGAGAAGCTTCCTTGGCTTCATCAACTCAGGAGCGAGTACAAAACCAGAAAGATTCTGGTACTGAGAAGGATATGCTTGACTGTTGTTCAAGTGGGGACCAGGGTGAGAAAATCAGTGTGGAAGAGTCTAGTTTGGATGGTGCTGATGTATCAAAAAGGCCAATGTCGCCAGGGACGTTAGCACTAATGTGTGATGAATCACACACCATGTTTTCAGCTGCTGTTGCTTCCCCTAATGACCTAGCGACTCTTAACTGTAATACATCTTCTCAATTGCCCCACGGGCAGGGCATGACCGAGACGTATGCAGAACAAGAAAGAATCGTGTTGATGAAATTTCGTGATTGTCTTAATAGGCTTGTCGATTTAGGACAactaaaaggtaagtttctctttcttttctgtcCATACCTGGTTCTTATTCACTGAATATGTAGCTGTTACCAATTTATCTACATCAATGAATCCATAAATAAGCCCCAAAATACATTTCAGTGATACGTTCAATGGCCTCTGTTTAAACTGTTGTCTTCTAGTGTAAATGGGAGATAATTTCCTGTTGGATTCCTGCGTTAGGCAAGAGAAATGTAGTATTATCAGGGATATAAGTGTAATGACCTGAAGAAGAGATGGTAGCTGATAATTGCAATCCATTACTAGATTCCTAAGTATAGCCCAAAATAATTAAATGTGGTTAATTAATTCCCTTATAAATAATCAAATATGCAAGTATCCTGACCAACCTACCTGAGGTACATTGTATAATGCTTGAGTTGGACATGTTTACTTATGTATCCGGATCCTACGGAttgcgggagcttagtgcactggcCTTCCCTTTAATGTATTCTAAAGGATTAATGTGAAGTGCTCAAATCCGTATCATTACCCAATCCATACAAGTATATCAAGACAAATGAATTGTGTACTTGACATAGTTTATGATAACCCACGACCAGACTCCCTGCATACACCATAAATTAGCATGTCATTGGCTACTGAATGTAAAGGAGTGAAGATTGAGAACTCCATTACTCAGTAATCCTTCGAAGTGGAACTATCCCTCTTCCTTCTTTTTCACGGTAATCATAATTCTCTTTTCTAGGAAAAATCCACCTTTCACTTCCTCTTTAGCTCCTGGTAACTGGTTCTTCCCTTTTATGGGTAAGGTAGGAAGTCTATTTACATGCTCGTAAATGTACCGAGTTGGAGCTACGTTGTAAGCATTACATCTATCAACCTACCATCAAACTCGTGACATTGTTCTAATCATTTACATCTATCTGTTCACCCGATAAAATTATAGTATTTGTGCATCTATGCTTTAGTCTATAAAGCAAGATCTTGTATTCAAAGCGTCTCCTATTTCCTTCTCTCCAGAGTGGCTACATTATGTAAGCGGCAGCGGTATCTCAAAATCTTCTGACTGATCAAGATTTTGTTCCCTTTCCACATAGCAAAAATTTCGTCAACTGTTTCTGCATTACCCAATTCAGGCCAACCAAGGCAAGGAATACACCACAAATTTTAGCTACTTCACAGTGAAGGAGCAAGTGACTGATCGTTTCCTCCTGTCTGCCATGCCGCAGACCTGTGCACAGTGGTCTTCTCTTCTGTGTAAGTTATTTATTATAGCTCCATGATCTGCTGTCCAAAGAAAAAAAGATAGTTTCGgactaagttgctcggactcgggtgcgggtgtccgttacgggtgcggatctagaggtcggatcctttatgatctaaattttaagatGGGGGGTGcggatacgggtgcggggatttggttaaaaataattcaagtatctaaaatagagttataaaataTGTCTAAATTATGAGAGATTATGTGCAAAATTTACCCGGTATATCGAGAAAGAGAAAATACTGATCAAGAGGAGAATCCGAGAAGGAGATAAAAGTAAAATGACTAACGTAGAAATTTCTATATACAAGGTAttctattttcttcaatttcacccTAGCTTTTGTTTTGATTTCAGAAATCATCGTATTTGTCCCTAATTTCTCCGTCGCTTTTGGTTAAAATACCCAAAATCAGTTAAAATACACGTGTGCGGCACGGAAAGTGAAGAGTCCGAGCAATTTAGCTTTCAGAGGCACTCGGTCTGACATATTGCTTTCCAATGATCGAATTCAGCTTCCTAATTCCTTAAAAACTATTCTAGAGTGAATAGATATTAGCAAGAAGCTGCCTTTTTGTTTCCTTCGCAAGTAATTATATCAGCTTCAGTATTTAGTTCCACATATTCTTACAACCTGCTAAAAGCTGATTAATGAACCACAGTTCTCACCTATCTGAAATTCAAATAACTCTACTGGTTACAAGAACACAAATTTGGTGCAATCACAGAGATCATTCATTATTCTCATCCCCAGAAAGGAGATTGAAGTGACGTAAGATTAGACGGATCCTAATCATAGATATTCAGATAACTATGCTTAGCTTTAAGAAGAATTACATGATAAATGAAGACgcaatacataaaaataataaaattaaggaGTGCTACCAGAATAATACGTGATAGAAGGGTAATCAATGAAGTAAAAGGCAAGTTCCATAGAACGAATGTGAGACCAACAAGTAATATAGGAGAGAAAGTTGAGTCTGAAATGCCCAACATACCCGCAAGATGGATATCATAGAATAAACTACAGATTTTTAGAGGATGTGCGGTCAACAGGATAGAACAGATTAGAAATAATCACATTCAACAGAGGGTTCAAGTAGCACATATGGAGATAAAGCCAGAGAAGGTTGCCTGAGAGAATTTTGTTCTATCTTATATAGACCTCTATATGCACTGGTTCATTGGCATGACAGTATGATGATTAAATTTTTTTACAATGAACAATATGATAATTAAATGtgataaaagaagaagagatagACCTAATCAATTGGAGGGAAATAGTATCAAAGAACTAAAATCTTGTGGAATTCCATGTAAACTTATTTATTAATGATTGATAATAATGTCTGAATATTGAATGGTATTTCGATTAAATTTTTAAGTATTAAAAGTTAATAATATGTCCAGGTGTATAGCATTGCTTTGTTTTTGGTGTAAAATGGAACAAGTAGATGAGGCTGAATCTATTTTAGAAGTGCTACATTCCCTACAGGTTCAGAAGGGTTATACTTTTGCAAAGTTTCTCTTTTGGCTGCACATGTACAGTTTTAACAGTATATCATTTGTGTTGTTTCATTTATATTATGCCTCaccttttcaaaaaataataatgtccAGGTATTGGTTGAAACACGTGATATGGAGTAAGTTAGAATAGTTATAAAGGAAATGACTTCTGCCTATTAGTGAAAGGAATTCATGTTTTCCTTTTTGGTGGAATATGTTCtccttagaaaatattttcctataaTCCATAATCAAACATCAAAATATGACTTATTTACAGAAAATATTGTGTCAGCCAAACAAAACCTTAGCTAAAAGCACAAAGTAAAGGATCCAAATAGTCGATACAATTGTTTGGGATTTAATCAGTTGTCTAGGAAAAGATTAGTGAGAGATTTATAGTGCTCCTAACATGTGCCTTAGAAAGGTAAATTATTTACTAGTGGATTGAAATGGACTTGAATAAAATGATGTGGATTTAGAGTAGTTGGCCCAAACTGATTTGTGGTTGAGGCTCAATTGATTGTTGTTTGATTAAATTGATTCAGAATCCTCGTGTATAATAAATCTGCAGAGCTCTAGGTACTGCCACCAGCTCCTTTCTCCATTTTTCTCTTGTATCTCAGATCAATTCCACTTGACCACACTTGCAAGGTCATGGTGAATTAGAACATGTGCTTTGTTCTTCTCGGTTTGTAGAAATTAATTACCTGCGGTCCtagaaacaaataaggaaaggacgCCTTGCATTAGCTTTGAATGTTCACATAACCTATGCGTACTATCTGTCTCTTAAATTCCTAATATAACCTATCTACTTTTTCatgttatttttatattcttaaatccctattaatttaaattaaaacATCAATAATACAATTTGTTAGAACTTTTGGTTCAACCATCCGATGCCTGGAATACACTGGCTTGAGTAATCTAGATTCACACCATAGAAAGCCCACTATGGGTGGTTTTTGCGATAGTGGGCTTTGTGTGCTTCCTACCAAAGATGAACTCCATTCCAAGGCTCGAAGCCAAGACTTCTGGTTAAGGGTTGTTAGAACTATTTGTGAAGTATTTAGTTACAGTATCATTTTATAGGCTtttagagctttcaacaaaagagatTATGCTTGCTTCATATGCAACTGCATACGcgccccccacccccaccccacacttccGATTTGCTCCCCTTTTTCTTTATGCTGCTTACCACTGTGTTTCATTTGGAATGACATTATGTAACTAACCATCTATTTCAAATTTCAGAACGAAAATGTTCTTCAATGATCCGAGGTGCTGACCCCGTCGATCAAAAAGATATGATTGGTAATGGTTTTACTACGACTGAAATGAGGAATCAGCATGATTCCTTAAACAATGGTGTTGCCAAGTCTGCTCTTCCTCAGCCAAGAACAACTCAGTTGTTTAGTGCAGTAGTAACTACTGCTAATAATAATCCATTTCCTAAAGTTCATCGTCCAGATGAGAATGGGGATGTCAaaccaaaaatctgaaaataAACCGTAGTGAGTTTTAGAATGAGATTTGCCTGTAACTGCTGCTTCTTTTGTAATATTAGGCTTTTATTCATTCTGTCTTTCTTTGATGTAGCAGTGAAGTTCATTCAGGCCCCATTTGTTAGAGCTAACAACCCATGTAACTTCTACCACATTTACTTTAGTATAATTTCAATCAAAATTGTATTTTGTTTAACTTTTTCTTGAATGTGCATCTGCTAGCTAATTGGCACCTAGGGAAGTCAAATGTGTGTAGGGCTGAATTCAAGTGGATTAAAACGGGACATCCGGATTGAGACTCGCTCTTCTCATCTAGAAGAACAGTTCAAGGGCTTCTTTGATCGGGAAATGCACACTTCTTTTGTTGTTACTAAGGTCCCTTCCCCTTAGTTCAAGATGTCCTTGCCGTTTCTCAGCTTATGGGATTAAGGCGTGCCACCTTGAGAGGAATTATTGATGCAAATGTGGCATCCTGTATTTGATAGAATATGTTAGGTCTGTTTTCGAGGGTCTAACGAAAATAGTCTCTATGCTCTCCCATGGTAGAGATAAGATCTGACGTACACCCTATCCTCTCAAAACCCGACATGTGGGAATCCACTgggtttgtttgttgttgttatgttaGGCTTGTTTCAATAGagtttgatgattctaatagaaGCATATCTAGTGCATGATTGCAACGTTGGAAACTATCTTATCGTAcataattgtactattttaaGCGAAATATTTCCCCAATTTGCTGACAAATGAAATATTTTCACGAAAAGAATAGCAAGCATGGATATGTTAAACTCACTAAATTACGCCTGATTAGTCAAATTTTCAACGTTGTGAACTTAAGATCTACTTCTTGAACACATAAATAGTTACAATAACCAAATAAGAAATAGCATAtaaaaagttggaaattctttCCAACATTATTCAAGAAATTAAGCAATCCGCTCCATTCTTGTCAATAGTCCACACTACTAAATTGGACTTGAAATTGGGGTGTTCTATACCGAAGAAGTAAACATTATATAAAGATATAACCATGATGCTGAAGAGGTCAAAGTAGGTGCCTCCAAGGAAATTTTACATTTCTATATTCCATCAAGTCGTATTTCCACAGTATCTGAAATTTTATTGCATTGCTTACATGCGTGACCTTGAAGATGAAGAGGTAGAAGCAGGAGCGCTCTGAAGCACAAGAAAAGATGTTATAAGTAAACATTTAAGATATGCACATAGCACGGAAAGCAAGCAATCGCAGTTCAAAATATGCACACAGTTGCCAACAGTCAGTTGTAAGTCTCCCAAGTTGAACAGATAGTGATGAAATTAATCAATAAAGAACCACCAAAGAAGAATTCCTAATGTATCATCTGCAGCAAAACTATGAAAGGGATCTAGCAATCCCTGGACCATTGAAAGGTTCCTTACAATAAAATAAGGGCAGAACAAGTTATTCCAACTATCTTGTAGTTGGCAGCGGATATTGGAGTTGTCCCCTCTTTTGATCATGCCTAATCCAGATTCTCTTGATCCAACAGAACCAAATCCGATGTATGATGGAGTTGAAGTCTTACGGTAAGCAGCTCGGTGGCTGTTGCCAGCTATATGATTATCTCGTCTTTCTTGTTCTTTCATCCCGACAAACTGAACTAAAACTAAGATGGTGCAAATCATAAAACCATGACTAATATCTCTGCTTTATGTGGTTTGGCAAAAGAGGGCTCATAATATGGTGATGTTTTGCTTATTAGTGGTACTTCCAATATTATAAAGTAATAATAGTTAAATCGGCCAAAGTCACTGCTTCAACTGTATATTGATTCTTAATAATTTGTAGGCACAAATCAATGACCAAATTGCTAGTTGAGACACACGAGACAGGTAAAAAGATCTATAT
This window encodes:
- the LOC107831675 gene encoding protein tesmin/TSO1-like CXC 5 isoform X1 is translated as MENSEGGDFFPPNKAQSEVAVSADAATTVQPQVAVDIPAKKLARQLDFTVFGGSGGQSPGTAMPEQTKQIQPLVKSIQLQRPQTQQHMVLMPTKQTAVPTTHPSIRPPLKPDSPRARPRQSASEVKDGTPKKQKQCNCKHSRCLKLYCECFASGIYCDGCNCNNCHNNVENEPARREAVEATLERNPHAFRPKIASSPHGARDNKEEIGDVLVLAKHNKGCHCKKSGCLKKYCECFQANILCSENCKCMDCKNFEGSEERQALFHGDHANNMAYLQQAANAAITGAIGSSGYGLSPVNKKRKGQELFFGSSVKEPVHRHGQSQQGNHIKASVLPSLSSVPGPCVGNAATVGPSKFTYRSLLADLIQPQDLKELCSVLVLHSGEAAKMLADEKDASIKQAEGQREASLASSTQERVQNQKDSGTEKDMLDCCSSGDQGEKISVEESSLDGADVSKRPMSPGTLALMCDESHTMFSAAVASPNDLATLNCNTSSQLPHGQGMTETYAEQERIVLMKFRDCLNRLVDLGQLKERKCSSMIRGADPVDQKDMIGNGFTTTEMRNQHDSLNNGVAKSALPQPRTTQLFSAVVTTANNNPFPKVHRPDENGDVKPKI
- the LOC107831675 gene encoding protein tesmin/TSO1-like CXC 5 isoform X2, which codes for MENSEGGDFFPPNKAQSEVAVSADAATTVQPQVAVDIPAKKLARQLDFTVFGGSGGQSPGTAMPEQTKQIQPLVKSIQLQRPQTQQHMVLMPTKQTAVPTTHPSIRPPLKPDSPRARPRQSASEVKDGTPKKQKQCNCKHSRCLKLYCECFASGIYCDGCNCNNCHNNVENEPARREAVEATLERNPHAFRPKIASSPHGARDNKEEIGDVLVLAKHNKGCHCKKSGCLKKYCECFQANILCSENCKCMDCKNFEGSEERQALFHGDHANNMAYLQQAANAAITGAIGSSGYGLSPVNKKRKGQELFFGSSVKEPVHRHGQSQQGNHIKASVLPSLSSVPGPCVGNAATVGPSKFTYRSLLADLIQPQDLKELCSVLVLHSGEAAKMLADEKDASIKQAEGQREASLASSTQERVQNQKDSGTEKDMLDCCSSGDQGEKISVEESSLDGADVSKRPMSPGTLALMCDESHTMFSAAVASPNDLATLNCNTSSQLPHGQGMTETYAEQERIVLMKFRDCLNRLVDLGQLKEWLHYVSGSGISKSSD